In Parasegetibacter sp. NRK P23, a single genomic region encodes these proteins:
- the gmk gene encoding guanylate kinase: MNDSANKIIIITAPSGAGKSTITRFLLAKYPWLSFSISAATRQPRAGEVDGKDYHFMSVEQFQEHIRHNDFIEWEMVYEGKYYGTLRAEIERIWQMGKIPMLDIDVKGAIHVQQQFPEQSLSLFIEPPSVEELRRRLESRGTETADTLEARVNKASYEISFKNHFDRIIVNDHLETACRETEAAILAFVGNSPEKP, encoded by the coding sequence ATGAACGATTCCGCCAATAAAATCATCATCATCACCGCGCCATCGGGCGCGGGGAAAAGCACGATCACCCGGTTCCTGCTGGCAAAATATCCATGGCTCTCCTTCTCCATTTCAGCCGCCACCCGGCAGCCGAGGGCCGGGGAAGTGGATGGAAAAGATTACCATTTCATGAGCGTGGAGCAGTTCCAGGAACACATCCGCCACAATGATTTCATTGAATGGGAAATGGTGTATGAAGGAAAATATTATGGTACCCTCCGGGCTGAAATAGAACGCATCTGGCAAATGGGCAAGATCCCGATGCTGGATATTGATGTGAAAGGCGCCATTCACGTACAACAACAATTCCCCGAACAATCCCTTTCTCTTTTTATAGAACCGCCTTCCGTGGAAGAACTGCGCCGCAGACTCGAATCACGCGGGACAGAAACGGCGGATACGCTTGAAGCCCGCGTAAACAAAGCGTCTTACGAGATTTCGTTTAAAAATCATTTCGACCGCATCATCGTGAATGATCACCTGGAAACAGCCTGTCGCGAAACGGAAGCGGCCATTCTCGCCTTTGTTGGCAATTCACCCGAAAAGCCGTAA